From one Rhizobium lentis genomic stretch:
- a CDS encoding DUF3828 domain-containing protein: MRLLTFILALGVSAFAAAPAAAETYKTPKALLKALYSYDTDRSDAEAPSPYSIFFSDHLNKLLQADLDNTPEGDVGAVDFDPVIAGQDGEASNVRIGQPILLDDKAEVEVQFENGKEVTLFYSLVREHGGWKVDDIADQQGDNPWSLGALLGDAQ, from the coding sequence ATGCGTCTGCTTACCTTCATTCTCGCCCTCGGCGTCTCGGCGTTCGCGGCCGCGCCTGCCGCGGCGGAGACCTACAAGACGCCGAAGGCGCTGCTGAAGGCGCTTTACAGCTACGACACCGACAGAAGCGATGCCGAAGCGCCCTCGCCCTATTCGATCTTCTTTTCCGACCATCTGAACAAGCTGCTCCAGGCCGATCTCGACAACACACCGGAGGGTGACGTCGGCGCGGTCGATTTCGACCCCGTCATTGCAGGACAGGACGGCGAGGCGAGCAACGTCAGGATCGGCCAGCCGATCCTGCTGGATGACAAGGCCGAAGTGGAGGTTCAGTTCGAAAACGGCAAGGAGGTGACGCTCTTCTACAGCCTGGTCCGCGAGCACGGCGGCTGGAAGGTCGACGACATCGCCGACCAGCAGGGCGATAATCCCTGGAGCCTGGGCGCATTGCTGGGTGATGCGCAGTAG
- a CDS encoding cold-shock protein has translation MATKGTVKFFNQDKGFGFITPDGGAKDVFVHISALQASGIQSLREGQQVTFDTEPDRMGKGPKAVNISAA, from the coding sequence ATGGCCACCAAAGGCACCGTAAAATTCTTCAACCAGGACAAGGGTTTTGGTTTCATCACGCCGGACGGCGGCGCAAAGGACGTTTTCGTCCACATCTCCGCGCTGCAGGCTTCTGGCATCCAGTCGCTGCGCGAAGGCCAGCAGGTTACCTTCGACACCGAGCCGGATCGCATGGGCAAGGGCCCGAAGGCCGTCAACATCTCGGCTGCCTGA
- the dusA gene encoding tRNA dihydrouridine(20/20a) synthase DusA produces the protein MTQKRPIFAVAPMIDWTDRHCRYFHRQISRQALLYTEMVVADAIIHGPRERLLGHDAAEHPLALQLGGSDPAKLAEAVKIAEPYGYDEINLNVGCPSDRVQSGTFGACLMLTPETVAECVAAMKAVATAPVTVKCRIGVDEQEPEEALPALMTRVLDAGADAIWIHARKAWLKGLSPKENREIPPLEYEIVYRMKQRWPDVFIGINGGIRTLDEAAEHLANVDGVMLGRAAYQNAAILADVDRRFFGDPAVEPDWQALCDRMMAYAERHIAGGGRLQHVARHMVGLFTGLPGARRYRQILSTDAAKSGAGPEVLAAAFAAVDFSGAEPEAVSA, from the coding sequence ATGACGCAGAAGAGGCCGATTTTTGCGGTCGCCCCGATGATCGACTGGACGGACCGGCATTGCCGCTATTTCCACCGCCAGATCAGCCGGCAGGCGCTGCTCTATACCGAGATGGTCGTGGCTGACGCCATCATCCACGGCCCGCGCGAGCGGCTGCTCGGCCATGATGCCGCGGAACATCCGCTGGCGCTGCAGCTTGGCGGATCGGATCCGGCCAAACTGGCCGAGGCGGTGAAGATTGCCGAGCCCTACGGTTATGACGAGATCAACCTCAATGTCGGTTGCCCCTCCGATCGTGTGCAATCGGGCACCTTCGGCGCATGCCTGATGCTGACGCCGGAGACCGTGGCCGAATGCGTCGCGGCGATGAAGGCGGTCGCGACCGCGCCCGTGACGGTGAAATGCCGCATCGGTGTCGACGAGCAGGAGCCGGAAGAGGCGCTGCCCGCGCTGATGACCCGCGTTCTCGATGCCGGCGCCGACGCGATCTGGATCCATGCGCGCAAGGCCTGGCTCAAGGGCCTGAGCCCGAAGGAGAACCGCGAGATCCCGCCGCTCGAATACGAAATCGTCTACCGGATGAAACAGCGCTGGCCCGACGTGTTCATCGGCATCAACGGCGGCATCCGCACGCTCGACGAAGCCGCCGAGCACCTTGCCAATGTCGACGGCGTCATGCTCGGCCGGGCGGCCTACCAGAACGCGGCGATCCTTGCCGACGTCGACCGGCGCTTCTTCGGCGACCCGGCGGTCGAACCCGACTGGCAGGCCCTGTGCGACCGTATGATGGCTTACGCCGAGCGCCATATCGCCGGCGGCGGCCGGCTGCAGCACGTGGCCCGCCACATGGTCGGCCTCTTCACCGGCCTGCCCGGCGCACGACGCTACCGTCAGATCCTCTCCACCGACGCGGCAAAAAGCGGGGCGGGACCGGAAGTGCTGGCGGCGGCCTTTGCAGCAGTGGATTTTTCCGGGGCGGAACCGGAGGCGGTCAGCGCCTGA
- a CDS encoding S1C family serine protease yields the protein MGYMDKDIAPQNDGALIDAYSQSIATAVDTVGPAVSRIERVGGRQGHGSGFAVSPDGLIITNSHVVDDAKVVRITTPDGFITEGRVLGRDVDTDIALIRANASTGAWAKLGDSQRLRRGHIAIAIGNPLGFEWTVTAGIVSALGRSMRAASGRLMEDVIQTDAALNPGNSGGPLVSSSGEVIGVNTAVIQGAQSIAFAVASNTANFVVSEILRYGQVRRAFIGIAGDTIVLPRRVALAAGTLQTTSVRIRRVEPEGPAVKGGLQEGDYILAIDGNSVGGVDDIVRLMDGSRIGRETEILVFSVAGRIETKTVLPMPR from the coding sequence ATGGGTTACATGGATAAGGACATAGCGCCCCAGAATGACGGGGCGCTGATCGATGCCTATTCGCAATCGATCGCAACAGCGGTCGACACGGTCGGGCCGGCGGTCAGCCGGATCGAGCGGGTGGGAGGCCGGCAGGGGCACGGCTCGGGCTTTGCCGTCTCGCCCGACGGCCTGATCATCACCAACAGCCATGTCGTCGACGACGCCAAGGTTGTCCGCATCACGACGCCGGACGGATTCATTACCGAAGGCCGGGTCCTCGGTCGGGATGTCGATACCGATATCGCTCTTATCCGCGCCAATGCGAGCACCGGGGCCTGGGCGAAGCTCGGAGATTCCCAGCGTCTGCGCAGGGGCCATATCGCGATCGCGATCGGAAACCCGCTGGGCTTCGAATGGACGGTCACCGCCGGCATCGTTTCGGCGCTCGGCCGCTCGATGCGTGCGGCCAGCGGACGGTTGATGGAGGATGTCATCCAGACCGATGCCGCGCTCAATCCCGGCAACTCCGGCGGGCCGCTGGTGTCTTCCAGCGGCGAGGTCATCGGCGTCAACACCGCCGTCATCCAGGGCGCACAGAGCATCGCCTTCGCTGTTGCGTCGAACACGGCCAATTTCGTCGTTTCGGAAATTCTTCGTTATGGCCAAGTCAGGCGCGCCTTCATCGGCATCGCCGGGGACACCATCGTGCTGCCGCGCAGGGTTGCGCTTGCCGCGGGCACGCTTCAAACGACGTCCGTCCGCATCCGGCGTGTCGAACCGGAAGGGCCGGCGGTAAAGGGCGGGTTGCAGGAGGGCGACTATATTCTTGCTATCGACGGCAACTCGGTCGGCGGCGTCGACGATATCGTCAGGCTGATGGATGGCAGCCGGATCGGCAGAGAGACGGAAATCCTGGTGTTCTCGGTGGCCGGCCGGATCGAGACGAAAACCGTGCTGCCGATGCCGCGGTGA
- a CDS encoding alpha/beta fold hydrolase, which translates to MSTVTTKDGVEIFYKDWGPKSAQPIMFHHGWPLSSDDWDAQMLFFLEKGYRVIAHDRRGHGRSTQVGDGHDMDHYAADAAAVVEHLDLRNAIHVGHSTGGGEATHYVARHGQPQGRVAKLIIIGAVPPLMVKTDANPGGLPIEVFDGLRQQLAANRAQFYYDLPAGPFYGFNRPGAKVSEPVINNWWRQGMMGGAKAHYDGIKVFSETDFTEDLKIITVPTFVMHGDDDQIVPIAASALLSSKLLQNGTLKVYENLPHGMCTTHAGIINPDILAFIKD; encoded by the coding sequence ATGAGCACAGTCACAACCAAGGACGGCGTCGAGATCTTCTACAAGGATTGGGGTCCGAAAAGCGCGCAGCCGATCATGTTCCATCACGGCTGGCCGCTGAGTTCGGACGACTGGGATGCCCAGATGCTGTTCTTCCTCGAGAAGGGCTACCGCGTGATCGCCCATGACCGGCGTGGCCACGGCCGCTCCACTCAGGTCGGCGACGGCCACGACATGGATCACTACGCCGCCGATGCCGCAGCCGTCGTCGAGCATCTCGATCTCAGGAACGCCATCCATGTCGGCCACTCCACCGGCGGCGGCGAAGCGACCCACTATGTCGCCCGCCACGGCCAGCCGCAGGGTCGGGTCGCCAAACTTATCATCATCGGCGCCGTACCGCCCCTGATGGTCAAGACGGATGCCAATCCGGGCGGCCTGCCGATCGAAGTCTTCGACGGCTTGCGCCAGCAGCTCGCCGCTAATCGCGCGCAGTTTTATTACGACCTGCCGGCCGGCCCCTTTTACGGCTTCAATCGGCCGGGTGCAAAAGTGTCGGAGCCGGTCATCAACAATTGGTGGCGCCAGGGCATGATGGGCGGCGCCAAGGCGCATTACGACGGCATCAAGGTCTTCTCCGAAACCGACTTTACGGAAGACCTGAAGATCATCACCGTGCCGACCTTCGTCATGCACGGCGATGACGATCAGATCGTGCCGATTGCAGCTTCCGCCCTGCTCTCGTCCAAACTGCTGCAGAACGGCACGCTGAAGGTCTATGAGAACCTCCCGCACGGCATGTGTACCACGCATGCCGGCATCATCAACCCTGACATCCTCGCCTTCATCAAGGACTGA
- a CDS encoding BA14K family protein, protein MNRFAIIALSIATAFSGMPASAGPAFVPSPVQSAVQPAPADTDARIMTVGCSPYSIVCSRYGETRSYHRDRDRRYYRDRDYYRGDRYYRDDRYGRYDRRYYRRYRDHDNTGAIIGGLAAGALIGGLIASQPRAYRSTGYSSHAEYCYARYRSYRAYDDTYQPNHGPRRQCR, encoded by the coding sequence ATGAATAGATTCGCCATCATTGCCCTGTCGATAGCGACGGCGTTCTCTGGAATGCCGGCTTCGGCAGGCCCGGCATTCGTGCCGAGCCCAGTGCAATCGGCGGTCCAGCCGGCGCCGGCGGATACTGATGCCCGGATCATGACCGTCGGCTGCAGTCCATACAGCATAGTCTGCTCCCGCTACGGCGAGACCCGCAGCTATCACCGTGACCGCGACCGTCGCTATTACCGAGACCGCGACTACTATCGGGGCGACCGGTACTATCGGGACGACCGCTATGGTCGCTATGATCGTCGTTATTACCGCCGATATCGCGACCACGACAATACCGGCGCCATCATCGGCGGCCTCGCCGCCGGCGCCCTCATCGGTGGCCTGATCGCCTCTCAGCCGCGCGCCTATCGCTCCACCGGCTATAGCTCGCATGCCGAATATTGCTATGCCCGCTATAGGTCCTACCGCGCCTACGACGACACCTACCAGCCGAACCACGGCCCACGCCGGCAGTGCCGGTAA
- a CDS encoding winged helix-turn-helix transcriptional regulator, which yields MDIELRSGCPINLAMEVLGDRWSLIIIRDIMFGNRRHFRDLLNHSEERIASNILAARLKRLLSLGFISKRDDPSHSQKAIYSLTEPAIQLVPLFAMIGAWGRRHLPVSEDLSIRAQLLEEGGQPLWDKFMEDLRRIHIVDPVGGANGTVTSPVLAQLTMAFLEVRARMAAGAA from the coding sequence GTGGATATAGAATTGCGGTCCGGCTGCCCGATCAACCTGGCCATGGAGGTGCTCGGCGATCGATGGAGCCTGATTATCATCCGCGACATCATGTTCGGCAACCGCCGGCATTTCCGTGATCTGCTCAATCATTCGGAGGAGCGGATCGCTTCCAACATTCTGGCCGCGCGGCTGAAACGGTTGCTCTCGCTCGGCTTCATCAGCAAGCGGGACGATCCGAGCCACAGCCAGAAGGCGATCTACAGTTTGACGGAGCCGGCGATCCAGCTCGTTCCCCTCTTCGCGATGATCGGCGCCTGGGGACGGCGCCATTTGCCGGTGAGCGAGGATCTGAGCATCCGCGCGCAGTTGCTGGAAGAGGGTGGCCAGCCGCTCTGGGACAAGTTCATGGAGGATCTCCGACGGATCCACATCGTCGATCCGGTCGGCGGGGCGAACGGGACGGTGACTTCGCCGGTGCTGGCGCAGCTGACGATGGCGTTTCTAGAGGTGCGCGCGCGAATGGCGGCGGGGGCGGCGTGA
- a CDS encoding dihydrofolate reductase family protein, with protein MSKVRVAGFSVSIDGFGAGPEQSLNDPLGKRGPEMFQWFFHTRTFRAMMGKDDGSTGIDEDYASHAMANFGAFILGRNMFGPIRGEWPDDAWKGWWGPNPPYHAPTYILTHYPREPIVMEGGTTFHFITSGIHEALDQAKAAAGDKDVKIGGGVATVRQYLQADLIDELHFAVSPVVLGMGEAMFAGIDLPALGFRVTEHVASEKATHIVLAK; from the coding sequence ATGTCCAAGGTGCGCGTTGCGGGATTTTCCGTTTCCATCGATGGTTTCGGCGCCGGACCGGAGCAAAGCCTGAATGATCCGCTCGGAAAGCGCGGACCGGAGATGTTCCAGTGGTTCTTCCACACGCGCACTTTCCGCGCGATGATGGGCAAGGACGACGGCTCGACAGGCATCGATGAGGATTACGCCTCGCACGCCATGGCCAATTTCGGCGCCTTCATCCTCGGCCGCAACATGTTCGGCCCCATCCGCGGCGAGTGGCCGGATGATGCCTGGAAAGGCTGGTGGGGTCCTAACCCACCCTATCACGCGCCGACCTATATCCTCACCCATTATCCGCGCGAGCCGATCGTCATGGAGGGCGGCACAACCTTTCACTTCATTACCAGCGGCATTCATGAGGCGCTCGATCAAGCGAAGGCAGCAGCCGGCGATAAGGATGTGAAGATCGGCGGCGGAGTGGCGACCGTCCGCCAATATCTGCAGGCGGACCTGATCGACGAGCTGCATTTCGCCGTCTCGCCCGTGGTACTCGGCATGGGCGAAGCGATGTTTGCGGGCATCGACCTTCCCGCGCTGGGCTTCCGCGTCACCGAGCATGTCGCCAGCGAAAAAGCCACGCATATCGTGCTGGCGAAATAA
- a CDS encoding adenylate/guanylate cyclase domain-containing protein — translation MTDVQERLLESKMTEMQQVRSWSPRIIDKFKSLIHSGDDLSLYRINPLTFAHDRAISEGESIDLFLHATRSGLFEMSWDVVCPQSGMVLESFGALRTLKTHYVCGLCDVSGETNLDDFIEVTFTVSPQLRRLSFHDPGSLSVEDFHWKARFLSDARLPGQQVRFLDVLKGLVRGLSFLAPGSVTTIRAELGPGALAGINVATQASFVLPVAGEPVAAPALLRIGYDGRCFCPSSSAVRPGSVIVEVENSAAVRGSLLLINWPSEIRAQVTKPVLDFDPYMSGGMLLARQTFRRLFRSECVDEREGLGIRQVTLLFTDLKGSTAMYERLGDLNAYALVREHFALLGATVQEHSGAIVKTIGDAVMAAFSRPSDAISAALHMLEAIERFNGEHGDPSIILKIGAHCGPSIAVTLNDNLDYFGQTVNVAARVQSLAEAGEICLSEALFSAPDVSRLLSGHRLVAFEAPLRGVEGMACVYRVMPG, via the coding sequence ATGACTGACGTTCAGGAGCGGCTCCTTGAGAGCAAGATGACCGAGATGCAGCAGGTTCGGTCCTGGAGCCCGCGAATCATCGACAAATTCAAAAGCCTGATTCACAGTGGTGACGACCTGTCGCTCTACCGCATCAATCCGCTGACCTTCGCGCACGACCGCGCAATTTCGGAGGGGGAAAGCATCGATCTCTTTCTGCATGCGACGCGCAGCGGTTTGTTTGAAATGAGCTGGGACGTCGTGTGTCCTCAATCCGGAATGGTGCTCGAGAGCTTCGGCGCCTTGAGGACGCTGAAGACTCACTATGTCTGCGGCCTGTGCGACGTCTCCGGCGAAACCAACCTCGACGATTTCATCGAGGTCACCTTCACTGTGTCGCCGCAGTTGCGCCGGCTGTCCTTTCACGATCCCGGCTCGCTCTCGGTCGAGGATTTTCACTGGAAGGCACGGTTTCTCAGCGATGCGCGACTGCCCGGTCAGCAGGTCCGCTTTCTCGACGTCCTGAAAGGGTTGGTGCGCGGCCTTTCCTTCCTGGCGCCGGGTTCAGTCACGACGATCAGGGCTGAACTCGGCCCCGGTGCGCTCGCCGGCATCAATGTCGCGACCCAGGCGAGCTTCGTGCTGCCGGTGGCAGGCGAACCAGTTGCGGCGCCTGCACTCCTCAGGATCGGCTATGACGGGCGGTGTTTTTGCCCTTCGTCCTCGGCGGTTCGGCCCGGCTCGGTCATTGTCGAAGTCGAGAACTCGGCTGCCGTGCGCGGCTCGCTGCTCCTTATCAACTGGCCGTCCGAGATTCGGGCGCAGGTCACCAAGCCTGTTCTTGATTTCGATCCTTACATGTCGGGTGGGATGCTGCTTGCGCGCCAGACGTTTCGGCGGCTGTTTCGCTCCGAATGCGTTGATGAGAGGGAGGGCCTCGGCATCCGTCAGGTGACGCTTCTCTTTACCGATCTCAAGGGTTCGACCGCGATGTACGAACGGCTCGGCGATCTCAATGCCTATGCACTGGTGCGTGAACATTTCGCCTTGCTCGGCGCCACTGTGCAGGAGCATTCGGGCGCAATCGTCAAGACAATCGGCGACGCGGTGATGGCTGCTTTCTCCCGCCCGAGCGACGCTATCTCGGCCGCTCTGCATATGCTTGAAGCAATCGAGCGCTTCAACGGCGAGCATGGCGATCCCAGCATCATCTTGAAAATCGGCGCCCATTGCGGTCCGTCGATCGCCGTGACCTTGAACGACAACCTCGATTATTTCGGGCAGACCGTCAATGTCGCGGCACGGGTGCAATCATTGGCCGAGGCTGGCGAGATCTGTCTTTCCGAAGCCCTGTTTTCGGCGCCTGATGTCAGCCGGCTGCTCTCCGGCCATAGGCTGGTCGCCTTCGAGGCTCCGCTTCGGGGCGTCGAGGGCATGGCGTGCGTCTACCGGGTAATGCCGGGCTAA